Proteins from a single region of Hordeum vulgare subsp. vulgare chromosome 6H, MorexV3_pseudomolecules_assembly, whole genome shotgun sequence:
- the LOC123401964 gene encoding LRR receptor-like serine/threonine-protein kinase ER2 isoform X1 → MPPPAFSVAAALLLLLAAGAVAIADDGRTLLEIKKSFRDADNALYDWSGDGASPGYCSWRGVLCDNVTFQVAALNLSGFNLGGEISPAFGDLKSVVSIDLQSNGLSGQIPDEIGDCSSLKMLNLSSNNLEGDIPFSISKLKHLENLILKNNQLVGVIPSTLSQLPNLKILDLAQNKLSGEIPRLIYWSEVLQYLGLRSNKLEGSLSPDMCQLTGLWYFDVKNNSLMGTIPDTIGNCTSFQVLDLSYNQLTGEIPFNIGFLQVATLSLQRNNFSGPIPTVIGLMQALAVLDLSLNQLSGPIPSILGNLTYTEKLYLQGNRLSGLIPPELGNLSALNYLDLNDNKLTGLIPPELGKLTALYDLNLANNELVGPIPDNISSCTNLISFNAYGNKLNGTIPRSLHKLQSMTYLNLSSNYLNGAIPIELARMINLDTLDLSCNKIAGSIPSTVGSLEHLLRLNLSKNNLVGHIPAEFVNLRSIMEIDLSNNHINGFIPQELGMLQNLILLKLESNNMTGDVSSLTNCFSLNVLNISYNNLAGVVPTDNNFSRFSPDSFLGNPGLCGSWRSSCPSSSHAKRFSVSRAVILGIAVGGLAILLLILAAACWPHSPAVSTDFSVSKQEIHAVLSSNVPPKLVILHMNMALHVYDDIMRMTENLSEKYIIGYGASSTVYKCVLKNCKPVAIKKLYAHYPQSVKEFETELETIGSIKHRNLVSLQAYSLSPAGNLLFYDYMESGSLWDVLHAASSKKAKLDWEARLQIALGTAQGLAYLHHDCSPRIIHRDVKSKNILLDKDNVAHLADFGIAKSVCISKTHTSTYVMGTIGYIDPEYARTSRLNEKSDVYSYGIVLLELLTGKKPVDNECNLHHLILSKAADNTVMEMVDPDITATCKDLGEVKRMFQLALLCSKRQPSDRPTMHDVVHVLSCLVCPEAPPKTASPQSSTAPSYVNEYVSLRGASALSCANSSSASDAELFLKFGEAISQNTE, encoded by the exons ATGCCGCCGCCAGCCTtctccgtcgccgccgccctcctcctcctcctcgccgccggcgcCGTCGCCATCGCCGACGACG GGCGTACGCTGCTGGAGATCAAGAAATCCTTCCGCGATGCCGACAACGCGCTGTACGACTGGTCCGGCGACGGGGCGTCCCCGGGCTACTGCTCCTGGCGCGGCGTGCTCTGCGACAACGTCACCTTCCAAGTTGCAGCTCT CAACCTCTCAGGGTTCAATCTCGGCGGCGAGATCTCCCCGGCCTTCGGGGATTTGAAGAGCGTCGTGTCAAT TGATTTGCAGTCGAATGGACTCTCCGGGCAGATCCCTGACGAGATTGGTGATTGCTCGTCGCTTAAAATGTT GAACCTGTCCTCCAACAATCTGGAAGGAGACATACCCTTTTCCATATCGAAGCTGAAGCACCTTGAAAACTT AATATTGAAGAATAATCAGTTGGTGGGGGTGATCCCGTCGACACTCTCTCAGCTTCCGAATTTGAAGATATT GGACTTGGCTCAGAACAAGCTAAGCGGTGAAATTCCAAGGTTAATATACTGGAGTGAGGTTCTTCAATACTT GGGACTGCGAAGCAATAAACTAGAAGGAAGCCTCTCTCCAGATATGTGCCAATTGACTGGCTTGTGGTACTT TGACGTGAAAAACAATAGCTTGATGGGCACAATACCAGATACTATTGGGAATTGTACGAGCTTTCAGGTCTT GGATTTGTCTTACAATCAACTTACTGGAGAAATCCCATTCAACATTGGTTTCCTGCAAGTTGCTACATT GTCTTTGCAGAGGAACAACTTCTCTGGCCCTATTCCAACAGTGATTGGCCTTATGCAGGCGCTTGCAGTGCT GGATCTGAGCCTTAACCAATTGTCTGGCCCAATACCATCTATACTCGGCAACTTGACATACACTGAAAAATT ATACCTGCAAGGCAATAGACTATCTGGGCTGATACCACCAGAGCTTGGTAATTTGTCAGCGCTTAATTATTT GGACCTCAATGACAATAAACTGACTGGGCTCATTCCACCCGAGCTTGGAAAACTCACTGCCTTGTATGACTT GAACCTTGCTAACAATGAACTTGTAGGACCGATACCTGATAATATTAGTTCCTGCACAAATCTTATTAGCTT CAATGCTTATGGCAATAAATTGAATGGCACCATTCCACGTTCATTGCACAAGCTTCAGAGCATGACTTATTT GAATTTGTCATCTAATTATCTTAATGGAGCAATTCCCATTGAGCTAGCAAGAATGATAAACTTAGACACACT GGATTTATCATGTAACAAGATCGCTGGTTCGATTCCTTCAACAGTCGGCAGCTTAGAGCATCTTTTGAGACT TAACTTGAGCAAGAATAATCTGGTGGGACACATTCCTGCTGAGTTTGTGAACTTGAGGAGCATCATGGAGAT TGATTTGTCCAATAACCACATTAATGGTTTCATTCCTCAAGAGCTTGGAATGTTGCAAAATCTGATATTGTT AAAACTAGAAAGTAACAACATGACTGGGGATGTTTCTTCACTTACTAACTGCTTCAGTCTCAATGTCTT AAATATATCATACAACAACCTGGCTGGCGTTGTACCTACAGACAACAACTTTTCACGGTTTTCACCTGACAG CTTCTTGGGTAATCCTGGACTATGTGGCTCCTGGCGTTCTTCATGCCCTTCCTCCAGTCATGCCAAGAGAT TCTCTGTCTCAAGGGCTGTCATTCTTGGTATTGCTGTTGGTGGGCTTGCAATCCTGTTGTTGATCCTAGCAGCTGCTTGTTGGCCGCACAGTCCAGCAGTTTCCACAGATTTCTCTGTAAGCAAACAAG AGATTCATGCTGTGCTATCGAGCAATGTTCCTCCCAAGCTTGTGATCCTCCACATGAATATGGCCCTCCATGTATACGACGATATAATGAGGATGAcagaaaatttgagcgagaaatacATAATTGGGTATGGGGCATCTAGTACAGTTTATAAATGTGTTCTGAAGAACTGCAAGCCAGTGGCAATCAAAAAGCTATATGCTCACTACCCGCAGAGCGTGAAGGAATTTGAGACTGAGCTTGAGACAATTGGAAGTATCAAACACCGGAATCTTGTCAGCCTTCAGGCTTACTCGCTATCACCTGCCGGGAATCTTCTCTTCTACGATTATATGGAAAGTGGCAGCCTCTGGGACGTTTTGCACG CAGCTTCTTCCAAGAAGGCAAAACTGGACTGGGAGGCTAGACTCCAGATTGCTCTTGGCACTGCCCAAGGGCTGGCTTATCTCCACCATGACTGCAGCCCACGAATAATTCACAGGGATGTAAAATCAAAGAATATCCTCCTGGACAAGGACAATGTGGCGCACCTTGCCGACTTTGGCATTGCCAAGAGCGTGTGCATCTCCAAGACCCACACATCAACCTATGTGATGGGCACAATTGGCTACATTGACCCTGAGTATGCGCGCACATCCCGCCTCAACGAGAAATCTGATGTGTACAGCTACGGCATCGTCTTGCTCGAGTTGCTGACTGGGAAGAAGCCAGTTGACAACGAGTGCAACCTCCATCACCTG ATCCTATCCAAAGCCGCGGACAACACCGTGATGGAGATGGTGGACCCAGACATCACCGCCACATGCAAGGATCTCGGCGAGGTCAAGAGGATGTTCCAGCTGGCGCTCCTCTGCAGCAAGCGGCAGCCATCCGATCGGCCGACGATGCACGACGTCGTGCACGTCCTCAGCTGCCTGGTCTGCCCAGAAGCGCCCCCGAAGACGGCGTCGCCCCAGTCGTCCACGGCCCCGAGCTACGTGAACGAATATGTCAGCCTCAGAGGCGCCAGCGCCCTGTCCTGTGCCAACTCGTCGAGCGCGTCCGACGCGGAGCTCTTCCTCAAGTTCGGCGAGGCGATCTCACAGAACACAGAGTAG
- the LOC123401964 gene encoding LRR receptor-like serine/threonine-protein kinase ER2 isoform X2, protein MPPPAFSVAAALLLLLAAGAVAIADDGRTLLEIKKSFRDADNALYDWSGDGASPGYCSWRGVLCDNVTFQVAALNLSGFNLGGEISPAFGDLKSVVSIDLQSNGLSGQIPDEIGDCSSLKMLNLSSNNLEGDIPFSISKLKHLENLILKNNQLVGVIPSTLSQLPNLKILDLAQNKLSGEIPRLIYWSEVLQYLGLRSNKLEGSLSPDMCQLTGLWYFDVKNNSLMGTIPDTIGNCTSFQVLDLSYNQLTGEIPFNIGFLQVATLSLQRNNFSGPIPTVIGLMQALAVLDLSLNQLSGPIPSILGNLTYTEKLYLQGNRLSGLIPPELGNLSALNYLDLNDNKLTGLIPPELGKLTALYDLNLANNELVGPIPDNISSCTNLISFNAYGNKLNGTIPRSLHKLQSMTYLNLSSNYLNGAIPIELARMINLDTLDLSCNKIAGSIPSTVGSLEHLLRLNLSKNNLVGHIPAEFVNLRSIMEIDLSNNHINGFIPQELGMLQNLILLKLESNNMTGDVSSLTNCFSLNVLNISYNNLAGVVPTDNNFSRFSPDSFLGNPGLCGSWRSSCPSSSHAKRFSVSRAVILGIAVGGLAILLLILAAACWPHSPAVSTDFSVSKQEIHAVLSSNVPPKLVILHMNMALHVYDDIMRMTENLSEKYIIGYGASSTVYKCVLKNCKPVAIKKLYAHYPQSVKEFETELETIGSIKHRNLVSLQAYSLSPAGNLLFYDYMESGSLWDVLHASSKKAKLDWEARLQIALGTAQGLAYLHHDCSPRIIHRDVKSKNILLDKDNVAHLADFGIAKSVCISKTHTSTYVMGTIGYIDPEYARTSRLNEKSDVYSYGIVLLELLTGKKPVDNECNLHHLILSKAADNTVMEMVDPDITATCKDLGEVKRMFQLALLCSKRQPSDRPTMHDVVHVLSCLVCPEAPPKTASPQSSTAPSYVNEYVSLRGASALSCANSSSASDAELFLKFGEAISQNTE, encoded by the exons ATGCCGCCGCCAGCCTtctccgtcgccgccgccctcctcctcctcctcgccgccggcgcCGTCGCCATCGCCGACGACG GGCGTACGCTGCTGGAGATCAAGAAATCCTTCCGCGATGCCGACAACGCGCTGTACGACTGGTCCGGCGACGGGGCGTCCCCGGGCTACTGCTCCTGGCGCGGCGTGCTCTGCGACAACGTCACCTTCCAAGTTGCAGCTCT CAACCTCTCAGGGTTCAATCTCGGCGGCGAGATCTCCCCGGCCTTCGGGGATTTGAAGAGCGTCGTGTCAAT TGATTTGCAGTCGAATGGACTCTCCGGGCAGATCCCTGACGAGATTGGTGATTGCTCGTCGCTTAAAATGTT GAACCTGTCCTCCAACAATCTGGAAGGAGACATACCCTTTTCCATATCGAAGCTGAAGCACCTTGAAAACTT AATATTGAAGAATAATCAGTTGGTGGGGGTGATCCCGTCGACACTCTCTCAGCTTCCGAATTTGAAGATATT GGACTTGGCTCAGAACAAGCTAAGCGGTGAAATTCCAAGGTTAATATACTGGAGTGAGGTTCTTCAATACTT GGGACTGCGAAGCAATAAACTAGAAGGAAGCCTCTCTCCAGATATGTGCCAATTGACTGGCTTGTGGTACTT TGACGTGAAAAACAATAGCTTGATGGGCACAATACCAGATACTATTGGGAATTGTACGAGCTTTCAGGTCTT GGATTTGTCTTACAATCAACTTACTGGAGAAATCCCATTCAACATTGGTTTCCTGCAAGTTGCTACATT GTCTTTGCAGAGGAACAACTTCTCTGGCCCTATTCCAACAGTGATTGGCCTTATGCAGGCGCTTGCAGTGCT GGATCTGAGCCTTAACCAATTGTCTGGCCCAATACCATCTATACTCGGCAACTTGACATACACTGAAAAATT ATACCTGCAAGGCAATAGACTATCTGGGCTGATACCACCAGAGCTTGGTAATTTGTCAGCGCTTAATTATTT GGACCTCAATGACAATAAACTGACTGGGCTCATTCCACCCGAGCTTGGAAAACTCACTGCCTTGTATGACTT GAACCTTGCTAACAATGAACTTGTAGGACCGATACCTGATAATATTAGTTCCTGCACAAATCTTATTAGCTT CAATGCTTATGGCAATAAATTGAATGGCACCATTCCACGTTCATTGCACAAGCTTCAGAGCATGACTTATTT GAATTTGTCATCTAATTATCTTAATGGAGCAATTCCCATTGAGCTAGCAAGAATGATAAACTTAGACACACT GGATTTATCATGTAACAAGATCGCTGGTTCGATTCCTTCAACAGTCGGCAGCTTAGAGCATCTTTTGAGACT TAACTTGAGCAAGAATAATCTGGTGGGACACATTCCTGCTGAGTTTGTGAACTTGAGGAGCATCATGGAGAT TGATTTGTCCAATAACCACATTAATGGTTTCATTCCTCAAGAGCTTGGAATGTTGCAAAATCTGATATTGTT AAAACTAGAAAGTAACAACATGACTGGGGATGTTTCTTCACTTACTAACTGCTTCAGTCTCAATGTCTT AAATATATCATACAACAACCTGGCTGGCGTTGTACCTACAGACAACAACTTTTCACGGTTTTCACCTGACAG CTTCTTGGGTAATCCTGGACTATGTGGCTCCTGGCGTTCTTCATGCCCTTCCTCCAGTCATGCCAAGAGAT TCTCTGTCTCAAGGGCTGTCATTCTTGGTATTGCTGTTGGTGGGCTTGCAATCCTGTTGTTGATCCTAGCAGCTGCTTGTTGGCCGCACAGTCCAGCAGTTTCCACAGATTTCTCTGTAAGCAAACAAG AGATTCATGCTGTGCTATCGAGCAATGTTCCTCCCAAGCTTGTGATCCTCCACATGAATATGGCCCTCCATGTATACGACGATATAATGAGGATGAcagaaaatttgagcgagaaatacATAATTGGGTATGGGGCATCTAGTACAGTTTATAAATGTGTTCTGAAGAACTGCAAGCCAGTGGCAATCAAAAAGCTATATGCTCACTACCCGCAGAGCGTGAAGGAATTTGAGACTGAGCTTGAGACAATTGGAAGTATCAAACACCGGAATCTTGTCAGCCTTCAGGCTTACTCGCTATCACCTGCCGGGAATCTTCTCTTCTACGATTATATGGAAAGTGGCAGCCTCTGGGACGTTTTGCACG CTTCTTCCAAGAAGGCAAAACTGGACTGGGAGGCTAGACTCCAGATTGCTCTTGGCACTGCCCAAGGGCTGGCTTATCTCCACCATGACTGCAGCCCACGAATAATTCACAGGGATGTAAAATCAAAGAATATCCTCCTGGACAAGGACAATGTGGCGCACCTTGCCGACTTTGGCATTGCCAAGAGCGTGTGCATCTCCAAGACCCACACATCAACCTATGTGATGGGCACAATTGGCTACATTGACCCTGAGTATGCGCGCACATCCCGCCTCAACGAGAAATCTGATGTGTACAGCTACGGCATCGTCTTGCTCGAGTTGCTGACTGGGAAGAAGCCAGTTGACAACGAGTGCAACCTCCATCACCTG ATCCTATCCAAAGCCGCGGACAACACCGTGATGGAGATGGTGGACCCAGACATCACCGCCACATGCAAGGATCTCGGCGAGGTCAAGAGGATGTTCCAGCTGGCGCTCCTCTGCAGCAAGCGGCAGCCATCCGATCGGCCGACGATGCACGACGTCGTGCACGTCCTCAGCTGCCTGGTCTGCCCAGAAGCGCCCCCGAAGACGGCGTCGCCCCAGTCGTCCACGGCCCCGAGCTACGTGAACGAATATGTCAGCCTCAGAGGCGCCAGCGCCCTGTCCTGTGCCAACTCGTCGAGCGCGTCCGACGCGGAGCTCTTCCTCAAGTTCGGCGAGGCGATCTCACAGAACACAGAGTAG
- the LOC123401623 gene encoding uncharacterized protein LOC123401623 yields the protein MHPYLVRSAVALLRRPTPQGSAFLRRSIASGGAPRVEETKGVCMVSVQDFEEIVASLEQVNKQMEFLLEHERRLERSEQRQRKLACVLVPATIAFYIFGPEKKGKPSLEGQSEI from the exons ATGCATCCGTACCTTGTGCGTTCTGCCGTCGCCCTCCTTCGCCGACCGACCCCGCAAGGGTCGGCCTTCCTCCGCCGCTCCATCGCCTCCGGTGGTGCTCCGAGGGTCGAAGAGACAAAG GGGGTCTGCATGGTCTCCGTGCAGGATTTTGAGGAGATTGTTGCAAGCTTGGAGCAGGTGAATAAACAAATGGAATTTCTGCTGGAGCATGAGAGACG CTTAGAGCGCAGCGAGCAGCGGCAAAGGAAGCTGGCGTGTGTCCTTGTCCCTGCCACCATTGCGTTCTACATCTTTGGGCCAGAGAAGAAGGGCAAGCCGTCGTTGGAGGGGCAATCAGAAATCTAG